The Lactobacillus acidophilus DNA segment TATTCACCACTCGGCTTGTAGTAAATCTTTGAGAAATCCACACTCTTTTTTCTTTCAGGATTAGGTGTCATAGCTGAAATAACCATGTCTACCTTTCCTGTTTCAAGTGCTACAAGTAGAGAATCAAAACTCATATTCTTAATGACTAGCTTTGCATGTAGATCTTTTGCAATATCCTTAGCCAATTCTATATCGACCCCTACGTATTTTGTATTGCCACCCACACTGGTTGTAAATTCAAGTGGGGGATAATCAGCTGAAGTACCCACCACTAATTCTTTAGATTGTTTAATCTTCTTCATTACTGTGCCATCTTCTACTTTTTTGGCTGCAGAAACTGACTGATTAAACAAAAAAAGAGTTGAAATCAGTGTTATGAAAGCAAGAAAAATAATCTTTGCTTTTTTCATGTAACTCGCCTAGCTCTTTCGTTAAATATATAAAAATTTATTAATTATTTTTTAATTGTACGTAAAAATTAATTTTTTTGCAAGAGAAAACGTAACCATCCTTGAATGATTACGTTTTCTGAAATTTTATTTAGCTGCTGTTGCTTGCCATGGAATAGCACAAATAACATAAATGATTACACCAGTAATTACATAATCTAAAAATACGCTGCTGCCTATCTCCAATAAAAAGCCAAATTCAATATTGTCAACATCAAAAATAACGGGCACTATGGCCATTAATCCAAAAATAAGAATTAACCAAAAACCGGCCCACATTCCTGCTGCGGCGATATCATGGATAAGCATACGAACAGTAGATTTAGTTTTCATATCATTTAATAATGAAATCATCGAAATTATCGTCACAATGATAATAATAATGTTCACTATAAACAATAATCCTGCAATATTGGCTCCTAAGGTAACTATATTCAGATTAAATGCTCTAATAATCACATATAGTGCATTCGATTTTTGCTTTTTCAACTTACTGTTAACTTCTTGTGCACCACTTGAAGAGCCTTTATCTATTCCTTTATCAATATCCGTTAAGATTTGATTAGCGAGTTTAGAATTATTAACCTTAATCCAGTGAATTCCTAGAGAATAATCAATTACATGGTCAGCAATGGGTTGGGTTTGCGCACTAGCAAGCAAATTTGAGTTATCTACACTGCTTGCACCAACAAGATCAGCTAATGAATTAAAGCCTTTATTCACCTGTCTTACAACTACCGCTTCATTATAACTAGTTCTAATTTGCTTTTTCATAAAAAATGGATTTAGAAAAGTAGCTGTTATTAGAGACAGTGAAGCAATTAAAAAGATTACAAATGCTAACGTTCTCTTATATTGCGTGTTTTGCTCCTGTCCTATTCGTCGCAAATCAGCTCTTTTGCCTTCAACCATGACGATTCCCCTTTAGCTGAAAATTTCTTTACCTTCATCAAACATTGTATCAATTGCTCGGTGAACTGCTTCCATATCAGCTGTTTCAATAATATCGTGTCCATCTTTTAGTGCTTGTTCAATTTCACTAGAAGAACAACGTAAGAAACTATACATTAACGCACTAGTCGCATAATCAGCAAGTTCTTCTGCTGATAAATGATGCTTTTTGCGATCATGATACAAGCGGCCAATCCCATTTGTTACAAATGCAATTCCTGTTTCTAGTTCAGCTTCATCAACATCAATATCATCAAACAAATGATTTTCCTTGATCCAATCATTAAGCATGATGCCCCAATTATCTAAGGAAGCATTACTGATGAAGGCTTCAGAAATAATTCGATCCAAACCTTCATCATGCATTCCCAAAATGGCAATTGTATAAATAAAAGCCTTGGTTCTAGCATATGGTGCATTGCTATTAGCCATATCGTAATTATTTACTTGTTCCCCTGATGTATTAAATAAATTACGAATAATATCATTAGTTAATTTGGCTTTATGCGGATAATATGATTGCAACAGGGATTTGGAAATGCCTGATTTTCCCGCAATCATTTGCAAAGAAACATTATCCATTCCATTTTCTCTGATCAGATGAAAAGTATTTCCAAGAATTACTCTTCGTCTCTTCATGTTTTTCCGTCGTGCCATTTCTATTCCTCAAACTTTCTCTGTTCTATCTATACAACACAAATCAATTATATCAATCATTGCTATTTATAAATAGTTATATGTTTTGTGGTTGATTAACAAAAAATAACCCTCACTATAACAATGAGGATTATTTTTATCAACTTAATTATTATATTTTATTTTAAACGATTTTGCTCATCAAAAATTTGGTGAATTGAACGATCGTTGTAAACATAGTCGATACCGCGTGCAAGAAGTTGATCAACAGAAATACGAACCATTCTATCTGGATAACGATTATGCTTGATAGTATCAGTTACAACAATTTGTTCAATTGGCAATTCGTTAATTACTTCAGTTGCGTTCTTAGAAAGAAGTGCATGAGTTGCAGCAACATAAACCTTCTTGGCACCTGATGCTAAAACTGACTTAGTTGAAGATGAAATACGAGAACCTGTGTCGATTAAATCATCAACTATAATACACTTCTTATCCTTTACATCCCCAATAATATCGTGAACTTCTGTATCATAGCGTGCACCACGTTGGTCAACAATAGCAATAGGAGCATTGAAGTATTGACCGAAGTTACGTGCAAGCTTAGCACCTGAGTGATCAGGTGAAACAACAACAATATCATCGTCTTCCTTAGTAGCAATACCATTGTCTAAGAAGTATTGTGCAAGAAGTGGAATAGCGTGTAAGTGATCTACTGGAGTATTGTAGAAGCCTTGAATTTGTGAAGCGTGCAAATCAACAGTGATCAAACGATCCATACCAGTTAATTGAAGCAAGTTAGCAATAAGCTTAGCAGTAATTGGTTCACGTGAACGAGTCTTTGTATCTGAACGTGAATATGCCAAGTATGGAACTACTACGTTAATTCTGTGAGCTGAAGCACGGTGAAGTGCGTCCAAAACAATTTCAAGTTCCATGAAGTTTTCGTTAACTGGATCTTGGATAGATTGGATAACGAAAACATCGCAACCTCTGACAGTTTCGCCAATATTAACTTGAATTTCACCATCGCTAAAGTGATGAACTGCAGTTTCAATAAGTGGTTGATGCAAAATTGAAGCAATCTTTTCATTTAATGCGGGATTACCACCTAACCCGATCACCTTCATTGGGTGCAATAATTGATGGAGTTCTTCCTTGTTCATAGCTACCTCTTCTGAATTTTAAAAATCATATACAGGTCCATTATATACGAAAAAGCGCCTCTTATAAATAAAAGAGACGTTTCTTTCTATTTTGATCGACGATATCTTGTGCCACGACCATTTCCTATCTTTACTACATAACCTTTTTGAATTAATTCATCCAAAAGTTTTAAAACCTGATTTTTACTAAAAGAAGTCTCTTGACTGATGTTAGAGCTTGATAGTGGCATATTTTGTAAAATTGTATACACCTCATTGCCATCTTTTGAGACACCTTGAAGTTCTGTCTTAACTACCGGCAAAATGATCTTAATGGAATTTTCGTAAATTAAAAATTGAGGTTGACTTTTACTATCAGCGTAAGCAGCGAGTATCCTTTGAATTCCTGTACCAAATTGCTCAATTAATCCTAATCTAAAGAAAATATTAGCAATAATTAGATTACGCAAAATAGAAAGCTGGCCAGCTAAATATTCTTCTTTACTTAAACCTTTAGGCAATCCACCTGGGGATGTCACTTCAACTCGATCATCAAACATTGCTACTTTAATCTGTGCATTTACATCCCAGGTTCGATGAACGATCGTATTAGCAATTGCTTCTCTGAATGCCTCTTCAGGTATCTGCTCAATTTTTCTACGATATGCACCATCGATTACTTTATTTTGATAATATTGACGCTATTTTTGTAGTGCATCCTGATAAAGCTTTAGTATAGAAACATTTTCCACCTGAGTGCGATCAAGCATGACATTAATATTATCGTCAAATTTAACTAAATCGATGCCTCGGTAATCATTCTCGTCTGCAAAAAGTGCACCAGCATTGGTATATCCACCGTCTTTTTCTCGCAAACCTAATGTAATTAACAAATCCGATGTAAGTTTTTTGATACCAATCTTTTTTGCAAGGCTTTTTCTAGAATAGAAAAGTGCAGATCGGTTGCATGAGATAGCAAACTATCGTATGAACGA contains these protein-coding regions:
- a CDS encoding TetR/AcrR family transcriptional regulator, yielding MARRKNMKRRRVILGNTFHLIRENGMDNVSLQMIAGKSGISKSLLQSYYPHKAKLTNDIIRNLFNTSGEQVNNYDMANSNAPYARTKAFIYTIAILGMHDEGLDRIISEAFISNASLDNWGIMLNDWIKENHLFDDIDVDEAELETGIAFVTNGIGRLYHDRKKHHLSAEELADYATSALMYSFLRCSSSEIEQALKDGHDIIETADMEAVHRAIDTMFDEGKEIFS
- a CDS encoding ATP-binding protein; translation: MFDDRVEVTSPGGLPKGLSKEEYLAGQLSILRNLIIANIFFRLGLIEQFGTGIQRILAAYADSKSQPQFLIYENSIKIILPVVKTELQGVSKDGNEVYTILQNMPLSSSNISQETSFSKNQVLKLLDELIQKGYVVKIGNGRGTRYRRSK
- a CDS encoding ribose-phosphate diphosphokinase, whose protein sequence is MNKEELHQLLHPMKVIGLGGNPALNEKIASILHQPLIETAVHHFSDGEIQVNIGETVRGCDVFVIQSIQDPVNENFMELEIVLDALHRASAHRINVVVPYLAYSRSDTKTRSREPITAKLIANLLQLTGMDRLITVDLHASQIQGFYNTPVDHLHAIPLLAQYFLDNGIATKEDDDIVVVSPDHSGAKLARNFGQYFNAPIAIVDQRGARYDTEVHDIIGDVKDKKCIIVDDLIDTGSRISSSTKSVLASGAKKVYVAATHALLSKNATEVINELPIEQIVVTDTIKHNRYPDRMVRISVDQLLARGIDYVYNDRSIHQIFDEQNRLK